In Cololabis saira isolate AMF1-May2022 chromosome 1, fColSai1.1, whole genome shotgun sequence, the following proteins share a genomic window:
- the LOC133441739 gene encoding E3 ubiquitin-protein ligase RBBP6-like isoform X3 translates to MSCVHYKFSSKLDYNTVTFDGLHITLSELKRQIMARERLKATDCDLQITNAQTREEYTDDEAHIPKHSSVIVRRTPIGGVKPAGRTFIVDRSDTAVVGSSRPTDSSPSLSLAQLAKTANLVDANASEEDKIRAMMSQSNHEYDPIHYSKKAIGPPPAHYTCFRCGKAGHYIRHCPLPVVVDKSVDGPKPVRISKGIPQSFMVKVEPGAKGAMLTSTGEYAIPAIDAEAYAQGKKERPPFVPHDQSSSEDDTDPIPDELLCPICNDLMTDAVVIPCCGNSYCDDCIRTALLDSEEHICFTCKQSDVSPDNLIANKFLRQAVNNFKNETGYTKHGRKQVQNTAPPPPRPQLVRPLPSRQQDPLMANVSNPPTSATTAAPKAPAPAPAPTPAPAPVVATPSPPHSAAIEEQVPSPAPAPVVEHHSPVQTPNHGEPPPPGETDPEPVVKRESSGTSESAPQILPQSYSLPVLGHLPPPRLHHSSGSQSRSNPPHRGGSRHWYRNRGDPPPPHMQAAPAPAPAPQIYPSPMYPPPPQTYPPPYSSGSGLIPQPLGYQPQPIFAPGPPGLNPPWINPGAQPPLLPLPPSMSQPPMSKEDFYRQRHHRLDKVTSKLDEFTKDFHEELIKYRNAPKRRRRSYSRSRSYSRSPFSRSPYSRSRSRSRSRSRSRSFSFSASRSRSRSHGRSYPHSPYSRRNGRSYGRSRTRSRSRSRSYGYRRSGSPRSPPSFRGGGWDGPEGAPPYRSRSRSPGGYRSRSPGGRKPPPREMPMFDLKGHSPAGHDRWERERYRQWEREYADWYNKYYKDFDNQHPAPLHHRSHGSRDRERDKMSSSSRDYSPQGRGRRARDERSGPPHFLPSSSSSGTKSSTKVLKSKKIKKKRSGEESEPSQHSLDRGDATPVRDEPMDEISSQNKTPPLSSRPTASVVTAKTPVSKSSTAPVKPTIKSTSKPQSDKTRKDKGQKVKAKVKTEGVKVNSESVKVKKKTGEGVLTKKKDPPSSTSVSKPLKSVKTKPDDSSNSTTHKKEKSKSSAMKPPLMKTSPVSNQNLPGPHPSHEGSRSSHDIRSRRDLPQSGGLLPLPHPPPLMPRPPSPGDSRRRMGEECRSLLGPPPGKLRRIDGLGSGGDVISLSHLSHQPPLHRLPPSSDRPSFLSLAGSRELSRGDSDRGVIRPLMDIPPVRRIKLNRDLGRKSSTETSSSDRPRSGPEKTGSTSDRSAPANVCEGDRVSNTTEGAGKKESSSAERGVSRERPGSAGERHHGSDRERERDRRSGSDRDRDMGADRERERERVSGSSLKVVVDRDTEGERSAKTEKRNSSSGSGAGRSVSLDKMTIAEKSAIGRRQPDHQEKPSASSKDREEGSDRVAKSDRSASSDRTEKSLPSGEKPAHREGVKYSQEASVKNKPRISRKALTSHAASSSSRQTQEKKQDLEKDQKSVSSKLVVQPSSSPVSSRARSPSVSPALSPAMEEPLIQPPPRSKWEREDDEEGQEDVPTAPTKDPSPVLQRSRVRDVHHEAPKFVRSEGRDVGKEDKKGAVREEKKRRPLREENKGDRNTHADLNKPQKTKTVKEEGRVVKEEKKSAREEERRGGEREEGRGVTAKEEKATENRTGVREESRAPEPRRQRLCSDLTRETDEAAFVPDYSEGEGSEPEKGKSGSQSPSVSQASHSPTGSNSGSATTTDKKKKKHKKHKKHKKHKKHATQDKEGELKQHKHKHKKKKHKKSKEKVGEEDGKEKQEETPC, encoded by the exons ACGGATTCTTCTCCTTCTTTGTCTCTTGCCCAGCTTGCTAAG ACTGCAAACCTGGTTGATGCAAATGCATCTGAAGAGGACAAGATTAGAGCCATGATGTCTCAGTCTAACCATGAATATGATCCAATACA TTACTCCAAGAAGGCAATTGGACCCCCGCCTGCTCACTATACCTGCTTTCGCTGTGGGAAGGCTGGCCATTACATCCGGCACTGTCCATTGCCAGTG gtcGTGGATAAAAGTGTGGATGGCCCTAAGCCAGTGAGAATCAGTAAGGGCATACCACAGAGCTTCATGGTGAAAGTAGAACCTGGTGCCAAGGGAGCCATGTTGACCAGTACTGGAGAATATGCTATACCTGCTATAGACGC GGAGGCATATGCTCAAGGAAAGAAGGAGCGCCCTCCGTTTGTTCCTCATGACCAGTCGTCATCCGAGGATGATACTGACCCAATCCCCGATGAActtctgtgtcccatctgcaaTGACCTCATGACTGATGCTGTGGTTATACCCTGCTGTGGGAACAGTTACTGTGATGACT GTATCAGGACTGCCCTATTGGACTCGGAGGAGCACATCTGCTTCACATGCAAACAGTCAGATGTTTCACCAGATAATCTCATTGCCAATAAATTTCTTCGACAg GCAGTGAACAACTTTAAGAATGAGACGGGCTACACCAAACATGGGCGCAAGCAGGTCCAGAATACAGCCCCTCCTCCACCACGTCCTCAGTTGGTCAGGCCTCTGCCCTCGAGACAGCAAGACCCTCTTATGGCTAATGTTTCTAACCCTCCGACAAGTGCGACCACAGCCGCCCCGAAAGCACCAGCTCCTGCACCCGCACCAACTCCTGCACCAGCTCCTGTTGTTGCAACTCCTAGCCCTCCTCATTCTGCTGCCATTGAAGAACAAGTTCCTTCACCAGCCCCTGCACCTGTTGTTGAGCACCATTCTCCTGTGCAAACACCCAACCACGGGGAACCACCTCCACCAGG GGAGACAGATCCAGAGCCTGTTGTGAAAAGAGAATCTTCAGGAACGTCAGAAAGTGCACCGCAG ATTCTCCCACAGAGCTACAGTTTACCAGTTCTTGGCCACCTGCCTCCTCCAAGACTGCACCATTCATCAG GGTCACAGTCACGGTCCAACCCGCCTCACAGAGGTGGAAGTAGACACTG GTACAGAAATAGAGGGGACCCGCCCCCACCTCACATGCAGGCAGCTCCAGCTCCCGCACCTGCTCCTCAAATCTACCCATCTCCCATGTACCCACCCCCACCACAGACCTACCCTCCTCCATACAGCTCTGGCTCTGGCCTTATCCCACAACCTCTCGGTTACCAACCACAGCCCATTTTTGCCCCTGGACCACCAGGGTTGAACCCTCCCTGGATTAACCCTGGTGCCCAGCcccctcttcttcctctaccaCCATCCATGTCGCAGCCCCCCATGTCTAAGGAGGACTTTTACAGGCAAAGGCACCACAGACTAGACAA AGTTACATCGAAACTGGATGAATTTACTAAAGACTTTCATGAAGAACTCATCAAGTACAGAAATGCACCAAAGAGACGGAGACGATCCTATTCCag GTCCCGGTCATACAGCCGTTCTCCATTCAGCCGCTCTCCTTACTCTCGCTCTCGATCAAGATCAAGATCCAGATCAAGATCCAGGTCTTTCTCTTTCTCCGCCAGTCGGTCCCGTTCACGTTCACATGGCCGATCTTATCCTCACTCTCCTTATTCCAGAAGAAACGGACGCAGTTATGGACGCTCACGTACACGGTCCCGCTCTCGTTCGAGGTCTTACGGCTACCGCCGCTCTGGATCACCGCgctctcctccttccttccggGGAGGAGGCTGGGACGGACCTGAAGGAGCTCCACCCTACCGGTCAAGGTCACGTTCTCCCGGTGGGTATCGAAGCCGCAGTCCTGGGGGAAGAAAGCCGCCTCCTCGGGAGATGCCAATGTTTGACCTGAAGGGACACAGTCCCGCGGGCCATGATCGCTGGGAAAGGGAAAGATATCGACAGTGGGAAAGGGAGTATGCAGACTGGTACAACAAGTACTACAAAGACTTTGACAATCAGCATCCTGCACCCCTGCATCACAGAAGTCATGGCAGTAGAGACCGGGAGAGGGACAAAATGTCCTCTTCATCCAGAGACTACTCGCCTCAGGGGAGAGGGAGACGAGCGAGAGATGAGAGAAGTGGCCCACCTCACTTTCTCccttcatcctcctcatcaGGGACCAAGTCAAGCACTAAAGTCCTGaagtcaaagaaaataaaaaagaaaaggagtggAGAGGAATCTGAGCCATCGCAACATTCACTGGACAGAGGTGATGCCACTCCTGTCAGAGATGAACCAATGGATGAAATATCTTCGCAAAATAAAACACCTCCTCTATCCTCAAGGCCTACAGCTAGTGTTgtgactgcaaaaactccagtATCGAAAAGCTCCACTGCACCTGTTAAACCCACAATTAAATCAACATCAAAGCCCCAGTCTGATAAGACGAGAAAAGATAAGGGTCAGAAGGTAAAGGCTAAAGTTAAGACGGAGGGTGTGAAGGTAAATAGTGAAAGTgtgaaagtgaagaaaaaaactggAGAAGGTGTTTTAACCAAAAAGAAAGACCCCCCGTCTTCCACATCTGTTTCAAAACCATTAAAGAGCGTTAAAACCAAACCTGACGATTCTTCCAACTCTACTACGCATAAAAAGGAGAAGAGCAAGAGCTCCGCTATGAAGCCGCCTCTGATGAAGACATCTCCAGTGTCCAATCAAAATCTGCCTGGACCTCATCCCTCTCACGAAGGCTCAAGATCCAGCCATGACATTCGCAGTAGAAGAGATCTTCCACAAAGTGGTGGTCTCCTTCCCCTCCCACACCCACCCCCGCTCATGCCCCGACCTCCATCCCCGGGCGATAGTCGTAGGAGGATGGGTGAGGAGTGTCGCTCTTTACTCGGACCTCCTCCTGGAAAGCTGAGGAGAATAGATGGACTAGGGAGTGGAGGGGATGTCATCTCTCTCTCACACCTCTCCCATCAACCCCCCCTACACAGACTTCCTCCCTCTTCTGATAGGCCAAGTTTTCTTTCCCTCGCTGGGAGTCGTGAGCTGAGTCGTGGAGATTCAGATCGAGGAGTCATAAGACCACTGATGGACATTCCG CCAGTGAGGAGGATCAAGTTGAACAGAGATCTGGGGagaaaaagcagcactgagaccTCATCCTCCGACCGACCTCGTTCAGGTCCTGAGAAGACCGGCTCCACTTCTGATCGATCAGCTCCTGCTAATGTCTGCGAAGGAGACCGAGTCAGTAATACAACAGAAGGAGCAGGAAAAAAGGAATCGTCGTCTGCAGAAAGGGGAGTTTCCCGAGAAAGACCAGGGAGTGCTGGAGAACGACACCATGGCTCGGACAGAGAAAGAGAACGAGATAGACGTTCTGgatcagacagagacagagatatGGGTGCTgacagggagagggagagggaaagGGTCTCTGGGTCGAGTTTGAAAGTCGTGGTGGACAGAGACACAGAGGGAGAGAGGTCCgcaaagacagaaaaaaggaactcCAGCAGTGGAAGTGGGGCTGGTAGGTCTGTCTCTTTGGATAAAATGACCATAGCAGAGAAGTCCGCTATCGGCAGGAGGCAACCGGACCACCAGGAGAAACCAAGCGCATCATCCAAGGACAGAGAGGAGGGGTCAGACAGAGTTGCCAAATCTGACAG AAGTGCATCCAGTGACAGAACGGAGAAGTCTCTCCCCTCAGGAGAGAAACCAGCTCACAGAGAAG GGGTCAAATACAGTCAGGAGGCGTCTGTGAAGAACAAACCCAGAATCAGTCGCAAGGCTCTGACAAGCCATGCCGCCAGCTCTTCTAG TAGGCAAACTCAGGAGAAAAAGCAGGACTTGGAGAAAGACCAGAAGAGCGTATCCTCCAAACTGGTAGTGCAGCCCTCGTCCAGCCCCGTGAGCAGCCGGGCTCGCAGCCCGAGTGTCAGCCCCGCTCTCAGCCCGGCCATGGAGGAGCCGCTCATCCAGCCGCCCCCGCGCTCCAAGTGGGAGAGAGAAGATGACGAAGAAGGGCAGGAAGACGTCCCAACTGCCCCCACCAAGGATCCTTCCCCCGTATTGCAGAGGAGCCGAGTCAGAGACGTCCACCACGAAGCACCTAAATTTGTCAGGAGCGAAGGCCGGGATGTTGGAAAGGAGGACAAAAAAGGGGCGGTGAGGGAGGAGAAAAAGCGAAGACCACTTAGAGAGGAGAATAAGGGTGACAGGAATACACATGCAGATTTGAACAAACCACAGAAAACCAAAACTGTGAAGGAAGAGGGAAgagtggtgaaagaggaaaagaaatctGCAAGAGAAGAGGAGAGACGAGGGGGCGAAAGAGAGGAGGGGCGAGGAGTGACGGCAAAGGAGGAGAAAGCAACAGAAAACAGAACGGGAGTGCGAGAAGAGAGCCGAGCTCCAGAGCCGAGGAGACAGCGTCTGTGCTCCGACCTGACGCGCGAGACGGACGAGGCCGCCTTCGTGCCCGACTACAGTGAAGGCGAGGGCTCCGAGCCAGAGAAAGGAAAGAGCGGCAGTCAGAGTCCGTCTGTCAGCCAGGCCTCACACAGCCCGACAGGAAGCAACAGCGGCTCCGCCACCACTACtgacaaaaagaagaagaaacacaaaaagcataaaaaacacaagaagCACAAGAAACACGCCACCCAAGACAAAGAAGGAGAGCTCAAGCAGCACAAGCACAAacacaagaagaagaaacataaaaaaagcaaagaaaaagtgGGAGAGGAAGATGGGAAGGAGAAACAGGAAGAAACTCCATGCTAA
- the LOC133441739 gene encoding E3 ubiquitin-protein ligase RBBP6-like isoform X4, which produces MSCVHYKFSSKLDYNTVTFDGLHITLSELKRQIMARERLKATDCDLQITNAQTREEYTDDEAHIPKHSSVIVRRTPIGGVKPAGRTFIVDRSDTAVVGSSRPTDSSPSLSLAQLAKTANLVDANASEEDKIRAMMSQSNHEYDPIHYSKKAIGPPPAHYTCFRCGKAGHYIRHCPLPVVVDKSVDGPKPVRISKGIPQSFMVKVEPGAKGAMLTSTGEYAIPAIDAEAYAQGKKERPPFVPHDQSSSEDDTDPIPDELLCPICNDLMTDAVVIPCCGNSYCDDCIRTALLDSEEHICFTCKQSDVSPDNLIANKFLRQAVNNFKNETGYTKHGRKQVQNTAPPPPRPQLVRPLPSRQQDPLMANVSNPPTSATTAAPKAPAPAPAPTPAPAPVVATPSPPHSAAIEEQVPSPAPAPVVEHHSPVQTPNHGEPPPPGETDPEPVVKRESSGTSESAPQILPQSYSLPVLGHLPPPRLHHSSGSQSRSNPPHRGGSRHWYRNRGDPPPPHMQAAPAPAPAPQIYPSPMYPPPPQTYPPPYSSGSGLIPQPLGYQPQPIFAPGPPGLNPPWINPGAQPPLLPLPPSMSQPPMSKEDFYRQRHHRLDKVTSKLDEFTKDFHEELIKYRNAPKRRRRSYSRSRSYSRSPFSRSPYSRSRSRSRSRSRSRSFSFSASRSRSRSHGRSYPHSPYSRRNGRSYGRSRTRSRSRSRSYGYRRSGSPRSPPSFRGGGWDGPEGAPPYRSRSRSPGGYRSRSPGGRKPPPREMPMFDLKGHSPAGHDRWERERYRQWEREYADWYNKYYKDFDNQHPAPLHHRSHGSRDRERDKMSSSSRDYSPQGRGRRARDERSGPPHFLPSSSSSGTKSSTKVLKSKKIKKKRSGEESEPSQHSLDRGDATPVRDEPMDEISSQNKTPPLSSRPTASVVTAKTPVSKSSTAPVKPTIKSTSKPQSDKTRKDKGQKVKAKVKTEGVKVNSESVKVKKKTGEGVLTKKKDPPSSTSVSKPLKSVKTKPDDSSNSTTHKKEKSKSSAMKPPLMKTSPVSNQNLPGPHPSHEGSRSSHDIRSRRDLPQSGGLLPLPHPPPLMPRPPSPGDSRRRMGEECRSLLGPPPGKLRRIDGLGSGGDVISLSHLSHQPPLHRLPPSSDRPSFLSLAGSRELSRGDSDRGVIRPLMDIPKPVRRIKLNRDLGRKSSTETSSSDRPRSGPEKTGSTSDRSAPANVCEGDRVSNTTEGAGKKESSSAERGVSRERPGSAGERHHGSDRERERDRRSGSDRDRDMGADRERERERVSGSSLKVVVDRDTEGERSAKTEKRNSSSGSGAGRSVSLDKMTIAEKSAIGRRQPDHQEKPSASSKDREEGSDRVAKSDSASSDRTEKSLPSGEKPAHREGVKYSQEASVKNKPRISRKALTSHAASSSSRQTQEKKQDLEKDQKSVSSKLVVQPSSSPVSSRARSPSVSPALSPAMEEPLIQPPPRSKWEREDDEEGQEDVPTAPTKDPSPVLQRSRVRDVHHEAPKFVRSEGRDVGKEDKKGAVREEKKRRPLREENKGDRNTHADLNKPQKTKTVKEEGRVVKEEKKSAREEERRGGEREEGRGVTAKEEKATENRTGVREESRAPEPRRQRLCSDLTRETDEAAFVPDYSEGEGSEPEKGKSGSQSPSVSQASHSPTGSNSGSATTTDKKKKKHKKHKKHKKHKKHATQDKEGELKQHKHKHKKKKHKKSKEKVGEEDGKEKQEETPC; this is translated from the exons ACGGATTCTTCTCCTTCTTTGTCTCTTGCCCAGCTTGCTAAG ACTGCAAACCTGGTTGATGCAAATGCATCTGAAGAGGACAAGATTAGAGCCATGATGTCTCAGTCTAACCATGAATATGATCCAATACA TTACTCCAAGAAGGCAATTGGACCCCCGCCTGCTCACTATACCTGCTTTCGCTGTGGGAAGGCTGGCCATTACATCCGGCACTGTCCATTGCCAGTG gtcGTGGATAAAAGTGTGGATGGCCCTAAGCCAGTGAGAATCAGTAAGGGCATACCACAGAGCTTCATGGTGAAAGTAGAACCTGGTGCCAAGGGAGCCATGTTGACCAGTACTGGAGAATATGCTATACCTGCTATAGACGC GGAGGCATATGCTCAAGGAAAGAAGGAGCGCCCTCCGTTTGTTCCTCATGACCAGTCGTCATCCGAGGATGATACTGACCCAATCCCCGATGAActtctgtgtcccatctgcaaTGACCTCATGACTGATGCTGTGGTTATACCCTGCTGTGGGAACAGTTACTGTGATGACT GTATCAGGACTGCCCTATTGGACTCGGAGGAGCACATCTGCTTCACATGCAAACAGTCAGATGTTTCACCAGATAATCTCATTGCCAATAAATTTCTTCGACAg GCAGTGAACAACTTTAAGAATGAGACGGGCTACACCAAACATGGGCGCAAGCAGGTCCAGAATACAGCCCCTCCTCCACCACGTCCTCAGTTGGTCAGGCCTCTGCCCTCGAGACAGCAAGACCCTCTTATGGCTAATGTTTCTAACCCTCCGACAAGTGCGACCACAGCCGCCCCGAAAGCACCAGCTCCTGCACCCGCACCAACTCCTGCACCAGCTCCTGTTGTTGCAACTCCTAGCCCTCCTCATTCTGCTGCCATTGAAGAACAAGTTCCTTCACCAGCCCCTGCACCTGTTGTTGAGCACCATTCTCCTGTGCAAACACCCAACCACGGGGAACCACCTCCACCAGG GGAGACAGATCCAGAGCCTGTTGTGAAAAGAGAATCTTCAGGAACGTCAGAAAGTGCACCGCAG ATTCTCCCACAGAGCTACAGTTTACCAGTTCTTGGCCACCTGCCTCCTCCAAGACTGCACCATTCATCAG GGTCACAGTCACGGTCCAACCCGCCTCACAGAGGTGGAAGTAGACACTG GTACAGAAATAGAGGGGACCCGCCCCCACCTCACATGCAGGCAGCTCCAGCTCCCGCACCTGCTCCTCAAATCTACCCATCTCCCATGTACCCACCCCCACCACAGACCTACCCTCCTCCATACAGCTCTGGCTCTGGCCTTATCCCACAACCTCTCGGTTACCAACCACAGCCCATTTTTGCCCCTGGACCACCAGGGTTGAACCCTCCCTGGATTAACCCTGGTGCCCAGCcccctcttcttcctctaccaCCATCCATGTCGCAGCCCCCCATGTCTAAGGAGGACTTTTACAGGCAAAGGCACCACAGACTAGACAA AGTTACATCGAAACTGGATGAATTTACTAAAGACTTTCATGAAGAACTCATCAAGTACAGAAATGCACCAAAGAGACGGAGACGATCCTATTCCag GTCCCGGTCATACAGCCGTTCTCCATTCAGCCGCTCTCCTTACTCTCGCTCTCGATCAAGATCAAGATCCAGATCAAGATCCAGGTCTTTCTCTTTCTCCGCCAGTCGGTCCCGTTCACGTTCACATGGCCGATCTTATCCTCACTCTCCTTATTCCAGAAGAAACGGACGCAGTTATGGACGCTCACGTACACGGTCCCGCTCTCGTTCGAGGTCTTACGGCTACCGCCGCTCTGGATCACCGCgctctcctccttccttccggGGAGGAGGCTGGGACGGACCTGAAGGAGCTCCACCCTACCGGTCAAGGTCACGTTCTCCCGGTGGGTATCGAAGCCGCAGTCCTGGGGGAAGAAAGCCGCCTCCTCGGGAGATGCCAATGTTTGACCTGAAGGGACACAGTCCCGCGGGCCATGATCGCTGGGAAAGGGAAAGATATCGACAGTGGGAAAGGGAGTATGCAGACTGGTACAACAAGTACTACAAAGACTTTGACAATCAGCATCCTGCACCCCTGCATCACAGAAGTCATGGCAGTAGAGACCGGGAGAGGGACAAAATGTCCTCTTCATCCAGAGACTACTCGCCTCAGGGGAGAGGGAGACGAGCGAGAGATGAGAGAAGTGGCCCACCTCACTTTCTCccttcatcctcctcatcaGGGACCAAGTCAAGCACTAAAGTCCTGaagtcaaagaaaataaaaaagaaaaggagtggAGAGGAATCTGAGCCATCGCAACATTCACTGGACAGAGGTGATGCCACTCCTGTCAGAGATGAACCAATGGATGAAATATCTTCGCAAAATAAAACACCTCCTCTATCCTCAAGGCCTACAGCTAGTGTTgtgactgcaaaaactccagtATCGAAAAGCTCCACTGCACCTGTTAAACCCACAATTAAATCAACATCAAAGCCCCAGTCTGATAAGACGAGAAAAGATAAGGGTCAGAAGGTAAAGGCTAAAGTTAAGACGGAGGGTGTGAAGGTAAATAGTGAAAGTgtgaaagtgaagaaaaaaactggAGAAGGTGTTTTAACCAAAAAGAAAGACCCCCCGTCTTCCACATCTGTTTCAAAACCATTAAAGAGCGTTAAAACCAAACCTGACGATTCTTCCAACTCTACTACGCATAAAAAGGAGAAGAGCAAGAGCTCCGCTATGAAGCCGCCTCTGATGAAGACATCTCCAGTGTCCAATCAAAATCTGCCTGGACCTCATCCCTCTCACGAAGGCTCAAGATCCAGCCATGACATTCGCAGTAGAAGAGATCTTCCACAAAGTGGTGGTCTCCTTCCCCTCCCACACCCACCCCCGCTCATGCCCCGACCTCCATCCCCGGGCGATAGTCGTAGGAGGATGGGTGAGGAGTGTCGCTCTTTACTCGGACCTCCTCCTGGAAAGCTGAGGAGAATAGATGGACTAGGGAGTGGAGGGGATGTCATCTCTCTCTCACACCTCTCCCATCAACCCCCCCTACACAGACTTCCTCCCTCTTCTGATAGGCCAAGTTTTCTTTCCCTCGCTGGGAGTCGTGAGCTGAGTCGTGGAGATTCAGATCGAGGAGTCATAAGACCACTGATGGACATTCCG AAGCCAGTGAGGAGGATCAAGTTGAACAGAGATCTGGGGagaaaaagcagcactgagaccTCATCCTCCGACCGACCTCGTTCAGGTCCTGAGAAGACCGGCTCCACTTCTGATCGATCAGCTCCTGCTAATGTCTGCGAAGGAGACCGAGTCAGTAATACAACAGAAGGAGCAGGAAAAAAGGAATCGTCGTCTGCAGAAAGGGGAGTTTCCCGAGAAAGACCAGGGAGTGCTGGAGAACGACACCATGGCTCGGACAGAGAAAGAGAACGAGATAGACGTTCTGgatcagacagagacagagatatGGGTGCTgacagggagagggagagggaaagGGTCTCTGGGTCGAGTTTGAAAGTCGTGGTGGACAGAGACACAGAGGGAGAGAGGTCCgcaaagacagaaaaaaggaactcCAGCAGTGGAAGTGGGGCTGGTAGGTCTGTCTCTTTGGATAAAATGACCATAGCAGAGAAGTCCGCTATCGGCAGGAGGCAACCGGACCACCAGGAGAAACCAAGCGCATCATCCAAGGACAGAGAGGAGGGGTCAGACAGAGTTGCCAAATCTGACAG TGCATCCAGTGACAGAACGGAGAAGTCTCTCCCCTCAGGAGAGAAACCAGCTCACAGAGAAG GGGTCAAATACAGTCAGGAGGCGTCTGTGAAGAACAAACCCAGAATCAGTCGCAAGGCTCTGACAAGCCATGCCGCCAGCTCTTCTAG TAGGCAAACTCAGGAGAAAAAGCAGGACTTGGAGAAAGACCAGAAGAGCGTATCCTCCAAACTGGTAGTGCAGCCCTCGTCCAGCCCCGTGAGCAGCCGGGCTCGCAGCCCGAGTGTCAGCCCCGCTCTCAGCCCGGCCATGGAGGAGCCGCTCATCCAGCCGCCCCCGCGCTCCAAGTGGGAGAGAGAAGATGACGAAGAAGGGCAGGAAGACGTCCCAACTGCCCCCACCAAGGATCCTTCCCCCGTATTGCAGAGGAGCCGAGTCAGAGACGTCCACCACGAAGCACCTAAATTTGTCAGGAGCGAAGGCCGGGATGTTGGAAAGGAGGACAAAAAAGGGGCGGTGAGGGAGGAGAAAAAGCGAAGACCACTTAGAGAGGAGAATAAGGGTGACAGGAATACACATGCAGATTTGAACAAACCACAGAAAACCAAAACTGTGAAGGAAGAGGGAAgagtggtgaaagaggaaaagaaatctGCAAGAGAAGAGGAGAGACGAGGGGGCGAAAGAGAGGAGGGGCGAGGAGTGACGGCAAAGGAGGAGAAAGCAACAGAAAACAGAACGGGAGTGCGAGAAGAGAGCCGAGCTCCAGAGCCGAGGAGACAGCGTCTGTGCTCCGACCTGACGCGCGAGACGGACGAGGCCGCCTTCGTGCCCGACTACAGTGAAGGCGAGGGCTCCGAGCCAGAGAAAGGAAAGAGCGGCAGTCAGAGTCCGTCTGTCAGCCAGGCCTCACACAGCCCGACAGGAAGCAACAGCGGCTCCGCCACCACTACtgacaaaaagaagaagaaacacaaaaagcataaaaaacacaagaagCACAAGAAACACGCCACCCAAGACAAAGAAGGAGAGCTCAAGCAGCACAAGCACAAacacaagaagaagaaacataaaaaaagcaaagaaaaagtgGGAGAGGAAGATGGGAAGGAGAAACAGGAAGAAACTCCATGCTAA